The Parus major isolate Abel chromosome 5, Parus_major1.1, whole genome shotgun sequence genome contains a region encoding:
- the MIA2 gene encoding melanoma inhibitory activity protein 2 isoform X1: MSRILVQRILLLVISFSASVQSTKVLSEWKKCGDPECEKAMSRVQATTDYLGPDCRYLNFKTGEEIIVYSKLSRENENLWTGSKGKDFGYFPRDAVEVEEVLIEEEVEVLTKETDFLCLHEDKYSVENEDNALYDHNKESEYSLSDAESRDPIQTEERTESVSENDSEESHIQEPVNKKLVRKDDTQEPEMQNSLPAEPVQTQSSWISGWFTTESENYEEPLKVVTESSETNKYQGRKTEVAAENDLQEPKDKEEQEPPASGWFQGGLTNFLYFGEENDVHLALEKNDPQNYDVSGVPEHSSTEQGATVTEALSEEKSGSQESESNWFNLGISDVLNFGHAEEVTTSTEDQKSKETIDQANKNDEEQTLDQKGLHMDKESEETVNVLTDEEDEITDSDSNRANPGEIPASAHALNDTKNTSSRTESSFDILTCDKEKPIEPYSSEEDLVSEIQLLRNTEAEKKNQESEHRRGQSGVGRRKLLEETPEKEHEMYVAVHSEHNSDQDSKATAIASVNSETKTDSSGTDSEVDVKNSFSDAIQNYVPSNEGGWIYQILLCLNGLEIRERIKSASSAVKIIIKSAVASLPEDMRPGPDLYGFPWEIVICAGIVGALTILLFLYRSYQSVRSRLYVGREKQLANKITELVEEKCKILQKLSLCKKEFEDLQLSLKDGNTMKESTDASFFEEMHEKLNKSNSKLSIEIENLEKELEEEKSKQLENDTLVAEIQEKVESLENEEKSIQSQIDEAKSTLKVYQINTERLKTSVQDAVDENSHLQESEKQLLQEAEGWGERLSELNEQTKMFESSKTDVEEVLKNKESQIKSLTQYILNMKDWSSAVREDGDVEDSHWDTDIKGETENGEHLDDEQKRTVKKLIYAAKLNACLKTMEAERDQMYSKLSDENKAKGELTERIENLQSQQVSLQSENERFESEVQKLQQKLKVMTELYQENEMKLHRKLTVEERERLQKEEKLSKVDEKITHAAEELNSYRERAKDLEEELERTIRSYENQITSHEKKAHDNWLTARAAERHLNDIKKENAHNRQKLTEAEFKLELLEKDPYALDIPMRPFGREHSPYGPSPMGRPSSETRAFLSPPTLLEGPLRLSPMLPGGGGGRGSRGPAAMYEAGSERGELNSDRLTDPHRPPSDTGSLSPPWERERRIILPPPGEPYADPVLSARRQERFFPNPPNTGRLSGPAELRTYNVQSFDKTDGQTSSEHSPRGEPSGDGIKDHSNLSNSLPDQSLAPESEAVSSGFAPPPFPPVRPPLMPVDPRAPPVPFMRRGPPFPPPPPAGMYGPRECFPVRDFGPPRPSLPIRSPFPMRPYPHYPPQRPGFLPPPPPPENRVEPSQSNPSNPAVEPEPQQET; encoded by the exons aaaggaaaggattttgGATATTTCCCAAGAGATGCTGTAGAGGTTGAGGAAGTTTTAATTGAAGAAGAAGTTGAAGTGCTCACTAAG GAAACTGATTTCCTTTGTCTTCATGAAGATAAGTACTCTGTTGAAAATGAAGATAATGCATTATATGATCACAACAAAGAAAGTGAATATTCATTGTCTGATGCAGAATCAAGAGACCCCATACAAACTGAAGAAAGAACTGAATCAGTTTCTGAAAATGACTCAGAGGAATCTCACATTCAGGAGCCTGTAAACAAAAAGTTGGTTAGAAAAGATGATACTCAAGAGCCAGAAATGCAAAACAGTCTCCCAGCAGAACCTGTTCAAACTCAGTCTAGTTGGATTTCAGGATGGTTCAccacagaaagtgaaaattatgAAGAGCCCTTAAAAGTTGTTACTGAAtcttcagaaacaaataaataccaaggcagaaaaacagaggTAGCAGCTGAAAATGATTTACAGGAGCCAAAGGATAAAGAGGAACAAGAACCCCCTGCATCTGGCTGGTTTCAAGGTGGACTGACAAACTTTCTGTATTTTGGTGAAGAAAATGATGTTCATTTggcattagaaaaaaatgatCCACAAAACTATGATGTCTCTGGTGTGCCTGAGCATTCTAGTACTGAACAGGGAGCAACAGTCACTGAGGCATTGTCAGAAGAAAAGAGTGGAAGCCAAGAATCTGAATCAAATTGGTTTAATTTGGGTATAAGTGATGTTCTTAATTTTGGCCATGCTGAGGAAGTTACAACTTCTACAGAGgaccagaaaagcaaagaaacaataGATCAAGCAAATAAGAATGATGAAGAGCAGACTTTAGACCAGAAAGGATTACATATGGACAAAGAATCAGAGGAAACAGTTAATGTGCTgacagatgaagaagatgaaataaCAGATTCAGACAGTAACAGGGCAAATCCTGGGGAGATACCAGCAAGCGCACATGCTCTTAATGACACCAAAAACACCTCAAGTAGAACAGAATCTTCTTTTGATATACTAACATGTGACAAAGAGAAGCCAATTGAACCTTACAGTTCAGAAGAAGACTTGGTATCAGAAATCCAACTGCTGAGAAACActgaagctgaaaagaaaaatcaggagtCAGAGCACAGACGTGGCCAATCAG GAGTAGGCAGAAGAAAGCTACTAGAAGAAACACCAGAAAAGGAGCATGAAATGTATGTAGCTGTACACAGTGAACATAACAGTGACCAAGATTCAAAAGCAACAGCCATTGCTTCAGtaaattctgaaacaaaaacagaCAGTTCAGGAACTGACTCAGAAGTTGATGTCAAAAATTCTTTCTCTGATGCCATCCAGAACTATGTTCCAAGTAATG AAGGAGGCTGGATATATCAGATACTTCTGTGCTTGAATGGTCTCGAGatcagagaaagaataaaatctgCATCGTCAGCAGTGAAGATTATCATCAAATCG GCTGTGGCTTCACTGCCTGAAGATATGAGACCAGGCCCTGATCTGTATGGTTTCCCATGGGAAATAGTGATTTGTGCTGGCATTGTTGGAGCCTTGACAATTCTCTTGTTCCTGTACAGAAGTTATCAATCT gTTAGAAGTCGACTTTATGTAG gaagggaaaaacagcttgccaataaaattacagaactagttgaagaaaaatgcaaaattcttcAAAAACTCAGCCTGTGCAAAAAAGAG TTTGAAGATTTACAGTTGTCTCTGAAGGATGGTAACACTATGAAAGAATCAACAGACGCGTCTTTTTTTGAG GAAATGCATGAAAAACTGAACAAATCAAACTCGAAACTCAGCATAGAAATAGAGAATCTAGAAAAagaactggaagaagaaaaatctaagCAGTTGGAAAATGATACCTTG gtgGCTGAAATTCAGGAGAAAGTGGAGTCTTtagagaatgaagaaaaatctatcCAGTCACAAATTGATGAG GCCAAGTCCACCCTAAAAGTGTATCAGATTAATACTGAGAGGCTCAAGACATCTGTTCAAGATGCAGTAGATGAAaacagccatctccaggaaagtgAGAAACAG CTTTTACAAGAAGCTGAAGGATGGGGCGAACGACTTAGTGAACTAAATGAACAAACAAAGATGTTTGAATCATCTAAAACAGATGTAGAAGaagttctgaaaaacaaagagagcCAAATCAAG TCACTGACACAGTACATACTGAACATGAAAGACTGGAGCTCGGCAGTACGAGAAGATGGTGACGTTGAAGACAGCCACTGGGACACAGACATAAAGGGTGAAACAGAGAATGGAGAGCACTTAG ATGATGAACAAAAACGAACTGTAAAGAAATTGATCTATGCTGCAAAG CTAAATGCTTGTTTAAAGACCATGGAAGCAGAAAGAGACCAAATGTATTCAAAACTGTCTGATGAAAATAAAGCTAAAGGAGAGCTTACAG AACGCATAGAAAACCTTCAAAGCCAGCAAGTTTCCTTGCAGTCTGAAAATGAACGTTTTGAAAGTGAAGTTCAAAAGCTTCAGCAGAAACTTAAAGTAATGACTGAGCTTtatcaagaaaatgaaatgaaactaCACAG GAAGTTGACAGTAGAAGAGAGAGAACGTctacagaaggaagaaaagctttctaAAGTAGATGAAAAAATTACTCATGCTGCTGAAGAACTTAACAGCTACAG AGAGCGAGCAAAGGATCTTGAAGAAGAACTGGAGAGAACCATTCGTTCTTATGAGAATCAG ATAACTTCACATGAGAAAAAAGCTCATGATAATTGG CTGACAGCCCGAGCAGCTGAAAGACACCTCAatgatataaaaaaagaaaatgcacataACAGACAAAA ATTGACTGAAGCAGAATTTAAACTTGAACTTTTAGAAAAAGACCCTTATGCTCTTGATATTCCAATGAGACCATTTGGCAGAG AGCATTCCCCATATGGACCCTCACCAATGGGCCGGCCTTCATCTGAAACaagagcttttctttcccctccaaCTTTATTGGAGGGTCCTTTAAGGCTTTCACCTATGCTTccaggtggaggaggaggaagag GATCCAGAGGCCCAGCTGCCATGTATGAAGCTGGAAGTGAAAGAGGAGAGCTGAATTCTGATAGATTAACTGATCCCCACAGACCACCATCAGATACTGGATCCCTGTCTCCTCCTTGGGAAAGAGAGCGCAGGATAATTCTGCCTCCACCAG GTGAGCCTTATGCTGATCCAGTTCTTTCTGCTCGAAGACAAGAAAGATTTTTCCCTAATCCTCCAAATACTGGAAGACTTTCTGGACCAGCAGAACTACGAACTTACAATGTTCAGTCTTTTGATAAAACAG ATGGGCAGACATCTTCAGAACATAGCCCACGAGGAGAACCAAGTGGAGATGGGATAAAGGATCACTCTAACCTGAGC AACTCGCTCCCTGATCAGTCACTGGCACCTGAAAGTGAAGCTGTCAGTTCAGGGTTTGCACCCCCACCTTTCCCTCCAGTCAGACCTCCGCTGATGCCTGTGGATCCTAGAGCACCACCAGTACCTTTCATGAGACGAGGacctcctttccctccccctcctcctgctggcATGTATGGGCCACGGGAATGCTTTCCAGTACGAGACTTCGGGCCCCCACGCCCTTCGCTTCCAA TAAGAAGTCCATTTCCAATGAGACCTTATCCTCACTATCCACCTCAACGACCTGGATTTTTGcccccaccacctcctcctGAAAATAGAGTTGAACCATCTCAGTCAAATCCATCAAATCCAGCTGTAGAACCAGAACCACAGCAGGAGACTTGA
- the MIA2 gene encoding melanoma inhibitory activity protein 2 isoform X3 gives MEGVGRRKLLEETPEKEHEMYVAVHSEHNSDQDSKATAIASVNSETKTDSSGTDSEVDVKNSFSDAIQNYVPSNEGGWIYQILLCLNGLEIRERIKSASSAVKIIIKSAVASLPEDMRPGPDLYGFPWEIVICAGIVGALTILLFLYRSYQSVRSRLYVGREKQLANKITELVEEKCKILQKLSLCKKEFEDLQLSLKDGNTMKESTDASFFEEMHEKLNKSNSKLSIEIENLEKELEEEKSKQLENDTLVAEIQEKVESLENEEKSIQSQIDEAKSTLKVYQINTERLKTSVQDAVDENSHLQESEKQLLQEAEGWGERLSELNEQTKMFESSKTDVEEVLKNKESQIKSLTQYILNMKDWSSAVREDGDVEDSHWDTDIKGETENGEHLDDEQKRTVKKLIYAAKLNACLKTMEAERDQMYSKLSDENKAKGELTERIENLQSQQVSLQSENERFESEVQKLQQKLKVMTELYQENEMKLHRKLTVEERERLQKEEKLSKVDEKITHAAEELNSYRERAKDLEEELERTIRSYENQITSHEKKAHDNWLTARAAERHLNDIKKENAHNRQKLTEAEFKLELLEKDPYALDIPMRPFGREHSPYGPSPMGRPSSETRAFLSPPTLLEGPLRLSPMLPGGGGGRGSRGPAAMYEAGSERGELNSDRLTDPHRPPSDTGSLSPPWERERRIILPPPGEPYADPVLSARRQERFFPNPPNTGRLSGPAELRTYNVQSFDKTDGQTSSEHSPRGEPSGDGIKDHSNLSNSLPDQSLAPESEAVSSGFAPPPFPPVRPPLMPVDPRAPPVPFMRRGPPFPPPPPAGMYGPRECFPVRDFGPPRPSLPIRSPFPMRPYPHYPPQRPGFLPPPPPPENRVEPSQSNPSNPAVEPEPQQET, from the exons ATGGAAG GAGTAGGCAGAAGAAAGCTACTAGAAGAAACACCAGAAAAGGAGCATGAAATGTATGTAGCTGTACACAGTGAACATAACAGTGACCAAGATTCAAAAGCAACAGCCATTGCTTCAGtaaattctgaaacaaaaacagaCAGTTCAGGAACTGACTCAGAAGTTGATGTCAAAAATTCTTTCTCTGATGCCATCCAGAACTATGTTCCAAGTAATG AAGGAGGCTGGATATATCAGATACTTCTGTGCTTGAATGGTCTCGAGatcagagaaagaataaaatctgCATCGTCAGCAGTGAAGATTATCATCAAATCG GCTGTGGCTTCACTGCCTGAAGATATGAGACCAGGCCCTGATCTGTATGGTTTCCCATGGGAAATAGTGATTTGTGCTGGCATTGTTGGAGCCTTGACAATTCTCTTGTTCCTGTACAGAAGTTATCAATCT gTTAGAAGTCGACTTTATGTAG gaagggaaaaacagcttgccaataaaattacagaactagttgaagaaaaatgcaaaattcttcAAAAACTCAGCCTGTGCAAAAAAGAG TTTGAAGATTTACAGTTGTCTCTGAAGGATGGTAACACTATGAAAGAATCAACAGACGCGTCTTTTTTTGAG GAAATGCATGAAAAACTGAACAAATCAAACTCGAAACTCAGCATAGAAATAGAGAATCTAGAAAAagaactggaagaagaaaaatctaagCAGTTGGAAAATGATACCTTG gtgGCTGAAATTCAGGAGAAAGTGGAGTCTTtagagaatgaagaaaaatctatcCAGTCACAAATTGATGAG GCCAAGTCCACCCTAAAAGTGTATCAGATTAATACTGAGAGGCTCAAGACATCTGTTCAAGATGCAGTAGATGAAaacagccatctccaggaaagtgAGAAACAG CTTTTACAAGAAGCTGAAGGATGGGGCGAACGACTTAGTGAACTAAATGAACAAACAAAGATGTTTGAATCATCTAAAACAGATGTAGAAGaagttctgaaaaacaaagagagcCAAATCAAG TCACTGACACAGTACATACTGAACATGAAAGACTGGAGCTCGGCAGTACGAGAAGATGGTGACGTTGAAGACAGCCACTGGGACACAGACATAAAGGGTGAAACAGAGAATGGAGAGCACTTAG ATGATGAACAAAAACGAACTGTAAAGAAATTGATCTATGCTGCAAAG CTAAATGCTTGTTTAAAGACCATGGAAGCAGAAAGAGACCAAATGTATTCAAAACTGTCTGATGAAAATAAAGCTAAAGGAGAGCTTACAG AACGCATAGAAAACCTTCAAAGCCAGCAAGTTTCCTTGCAGTCTGAAAATGAACGTTTTGAAAGTGAAGTTCAAAAGCTTCAGCAGAAACTTAAAGTAATGACTGAGCTTtatcaagaaaatgaaatgaaactaCACAG GAAGTTGACAGTAGAAGAGAGAGAACGTctacagaaggaagaaaagctttctaAAGTAGATGAAAAAATTACTCATGCTGCTGAAGAACTTAACAGCTACAG AGAGCGAGCAAAGGATCTTGAAGAAGAACTGGAGAGAACCATTCGTTCTTATGAGAATCAG ATAACTTCACATGAGAAAAAAGCTCATGATAATTGG CTGACAGCCCGAGCAGCTGAAAGACACCTCAatgatataaaaaaagaaaatgcacataACAGACAAAA ATTGACTGAAGCAGAATTTAAACTTGAACTTTTAGAAAAAGACCCTTATGCTCTTGATATTCCAATGAGACCATTTGGCAGAG AGCATTCCCCATATGGACCCTCACCAATGGGCCGGCCTTCATCTGAAACaagagcttttctttcccctccaaCTTTATTGGAGGGTCCTTTAAGGCTTTCACCTATGCTTccaggtggaggaggaggaagag GATCCAGAGGCCCAGCTGCCATGTATGAAGCTGGAAGTGAAAGAGGAGAGCTGAATTCTGATAGATTAACTGATCCCCACAGACCACCATCAGATACTGGATCCCTGTCTCCTCCTTGGGAAAGAGAGCGCAGGATAATTCTGCCTCCACCAG GTGAGCCTTATGCTGATCCAGTTCTTTCTGCTCGAAGACAAGAAAGATTTTTCCCTAATCCTCCAAATACTGGAAGACTTTCTGGACCAGCAGAACTACGAACTTACAATGTTCAGTCTTTTGATAAAACAG ATGGGCAGACATCTTCAGAACATAGCCCACGAGGAGAACCAAGTGGAGATGGGATAAAGGATCACTCTAACCTGAGC AACTCGCTCCCTGATCAGTCACTGGCACCTGAAAGTGAAGCTGTCAGTTCAGGGTTTGCACCCCCACCTTTCCCTCCAGTCAGACCTCCGCTGATGCCTGTGGATCCTAGAGCACCACCAGTACCTTTCATGAGACGAGGacctcctttccctccccctcctcctgctggcATGTATGGGCCACGGGAATGCTTTCCAGTACGAGACTTCGGGCCCCCACGCCCTTCGCTTCCAA TAAGAAGTCCATTTCCAATGAGACCTTATCCTCACTATCCACCTCAACGACCTGGATTTTTGcccccaccacctcctcctGAAAATAGAGTTGAACCATCTCAGTCAAATCCATCAAATCCAGCTGTAGAACCAGAACCACAGCAGGAGACTTGA
- the MIA2 gene encoding melanoma inhibitory activity protein 2 isoform X2 → MSRILVQRILLLVISFSASVQSTKVLSEWKKCGDPECEKAMSRVQATTDYLGPDCRYLNFKTGEEIIVYSKLSRENENLWTGSKGKDFGYFPRDAVEVEEVLIEEEVEVLTKETDFLCLHEDKYSVENEDNALYDHNKESEYSLSDAESRDPIQTEERTESVSENDSEESHIQEPVNKKLVRKDDTQEPEMQNSLPAEPVQTQSSWISGWFTTESENYEEPLKVVTESSETNKYQGRKTEVAAENDLQEPKDKEEQEPPASGWFQGGLTNFLYFGEENDVHLALEKNDPQNYDVSGVPEHSSTEQGATVTEALSEEKSGSQESESNWFNLGISDVLNFGHAEEVTTSTEDQKSKETIDQANKNDEEQTLDQKGLHMDKESEETVNVLTDEEDEITDSDSNRANPGEIPASAHALNDTKNTSSRTESSFDILTCDKEKPIEPYSSEEDLVSEIQLLRNTEAEKKNQESEHRRGQSGVGRRKLLEETPEKEHEMYVAVHSEHNSDQDSKATAIASVNSETKTDSSGTDSEVDVKNSFSDAIQNYVPSNEGGWIYQILLCLNGLEIRERIKSASSAVKIIIKSAVASLPEDMRPGPDLYGFPWEIVICAGIVGALTILLFLYRSYQSVRSRLYVGREKQLANKITELVEEKCKILQKLSLCKKEFEDLQLSLKDGNTMKESTDASFFEEMHEKLNKSNSKLSIEIENLEKELEEEKSKQLENDTLVAEIQEKVESLENEEKSIQSQIDEAKSTLKVYQINTERLKTSVQDAVDENSHLQESEKQLLQEAEGWGERLSELNEQTKMFESSKTDVEEVLKNKESQIKSLTQYILNMKDWSSAVREDGDVEDSHWDTDIKGETENGEHLDDEQKRTVKKLIYAAKLNACLKTMEAERDQMYSKLSDENKAKGELTERIENLQSQQVSLQSENERFESEVQKLQQKLKVMTELYQENEMKLHRKLTVEERERLQKEEKLSKVDEKITHAAEELNSYRERAKDLEEELERTIRSYENQITSHEKKAHDNWLTARAAERHLNDIKKENAHNRQKLTEAEFKLELLEKDPYALDIPMRPFGRGSRGPAAMYEAGSERGELNSDRLTDPHRPPSDTGSLSPPWERERRIILPPPGEPYADPVLSARRQERFFPNPPNTGRLSGPAELRTYNVQSFDKTDGQTSSEHSPRGEPSGDGIKDHSNLSNSLPDQSLAPESEAVSSGFAPPPFPPVRPPLMPVDPRAPPVPFMRRGPPFPPPPPAGMYGPRECFPVRDFGPPRPSLPIRSPFPMRPYPHYPPQRPGFLPPPPPPENRVEPSQSNPSNPAVEPEPQQET, encoded by the exons aaaggaaaggattttgGATATTTCCCAAGAGATGCTGTAGAGGTTGAGGAAGTTTTAATTGAAGAAGAAGTTGAAGTGCTCACTAAG GAAACTGATTTCCTTTGTCTTCATGAAGATAAGTACTCTGTTGAAAATGAAGATAATGCATTATATGATCACAACAAAGAAAGTGAATATTCATTGTCTGATGCAGAATCAAGAGACCCCATACAAACTGAAGAAAGAACTGAATCAGTTTCTGAAAATGACTCAGAGGAATCTCACATTCAGGAGCCTGTAAACAAAAAGTTGGTTAGAAAAGATGATACTCAAGAGCCAGAAATGCAAAACAGTCTCCCAGCAGAACCTGTTCAAACTCAGTCTAGTTGGATTTCAGGATGGTTCAccacagaaagtgaaaattatgAAGAGCCCTTAAAAGTTGTTACTGAAtcttcagaaacaaataaataccaaggcagaaaaacagaggTAGCAGCTGAAAATGATTTACAGGAGCCAAAGGATAAAGAGGAACAAGAACCCCCTGCATCTGGCTGGTTTCAAGGTGGACTGACAAACTTTCTGTATTTTGGTGAAGAAAATGATGTTCATTTggcattagaaaaaaatgatCCACAAAACTATGATGTCTCTGGTGTGCCTGAGCATTCTAGTACTGAACAGGGAGCAACAGTCACTGAGGCATTGTCAGAAGAAAAGAGTGGAAGCCAAGAATCTGAATCAAATTGGTTTAATTTGGGTATAAGTGATGTTCTTAATTTTGGCCATGCTGAGGAAGTTACAACTTCTACAGAGgaccagaaaagcaaagaaacaataGATCAAGCAAATAAGAATGATGAAGAGCAGACTTTAGACCAGAAAGGATTACATATGGACAAAGAATCAGAGGAAACAGTTAATGTGCTgacagatgaagaagatgaaataaCAGATTCAGACAGTAACAGGGCAAATCCTGGGGAGATACCAGCAAGCGCACATGCTCTTAATGACACCAAAAACACCTCAAGTAGAACAGAATCTTCTTTTGATATACTAACATGTGACAAAGAGAAGCCAATTGAACCTTACAGTTCAGAAGAAGACTTGGTATCAGAAATCCAACTGCTGAGAAACActgaagctgaaaagaaaaatcaggagtCAGAGCACAGACGTGGCCAATCAG GAGTAGGCAGAAGAAAGCTACTAGAAGAAACACCAGAAAAGGAGCATGAAATGTATGTAGCTGTACACAGTGAACATAACAGTGACCAAGATTCAAAAGCAACAGCCATTGCTTCAGtaaattctgaaacaaaaacagaCAGTTCAGGAACTGACTCAGAAGTTGATGTCAAAAATTCTTTCTCTGATGCCATCCAGAACTATGTTCCAAGTAATG AAGGAGGCTGGATATATCAGATACTTCTGTGCTTGAATGGTCTCGAGatcagagaaagaataaaatctgCATCGTCAGCAGTGAAGATTATCATCAAATCG GCTGTGGCTTCACTGCCTGAAGATATGAGACCAGGCCCTGATCTGTATGGTTTCCCATGGGAAATAGTGATTTGTGCTGGCATTGTTGGAGCCTTGACAATTCTCTTGTTCCTGTACAGAAGTTATCAATCT gTTAGAAGTCGACTTTATGTAG gaagggaaaaacagcttgccaataaaattacagaactagttgaagaaaaatgcaaaattcttcAAAAACTCAGCCTGTGCAAAAAAGAG TTTGAAGATTTACAGTTGTCTCTGAAGGATGGTAACACTATGAAAGAATCAACAGACGCGTCTTTTTTTGAG GAAATGCATGAAAAACTGAACAAATCAAACTCGAAACTCAGCATAGAAATAGAGAATCTAGAAAAagaactggaagaagaaaaatctaagCAGTTGGAAAATGATACCTTG gtgGCTGAAATTCAGGAGAAAGTGGAGTCTTtagagaatgaagaaaaatctatcCAGTCACAAATTGATGAG GCCAAGTCCACCCTAAAAGTGTATCAGATTAATACTGAGAGGCTCAAGACATCTGTTCAAGATGCAGTAGATGAAaacagccatctccaggaaagtgAGAAACAG CTTTTACAAGAAGCTGAAGGATGGGGCGAACGACTTAGTGAACTAAATGAACAAACAAAGATGTTTGAATCATCTAAAACAGATGTAGAAGaagttctgaaaaacaaagagagcCAAATCAAG TCACTGACACAGTACATACTGAACATGAAAGACTGGAGCTCGGCAGTACGAGAAGATGGTGACGTTGAAGACAGCCACTGGGACACAGACATAAAGGGTGAAACAGAGAATGGAGAGCACTTAG ATGATGAACAAAAACGAACTGTAAAGAAATTGATCTATGCTGCAAAG CTAAATGCTTGTTTAAAGACCATGGAAGCAGAAAGAGACCAAATGTATTCAAAACTGTCTGATGAAAATAAAGCTAAAGGAGAGCTTACAG AACGCATAGAAAACCTTCAAAGCCAGCAAGTTTCCTTGCAGTCTGAAAATGAACGTTTTGAAAGTGAAGTTCAAAAGCTTCAGCAGAAACTTAAAGTAATGACTGAGCTTtatcaagaaaatgaaatgaaactaCACAG GAAGTTGACAGTAGAAGAGAGAGAACGTctacagaaggaagaaaagctttctaAAGTAGATGAAAAAATTACTCATGCTGCTGAAGAACTTAACAGCTACAG AGAGCGAGCAAAGGATCTTGAAGAAGAACTGGAGAGAACCATTCGTTCTTATGAGAATCAG ATAACTTCACATGAGAAAAAAGCTCATGATAATTGG CTGACAGCCCGAGCAGCTGAAAGACACCTCAatgatataaaaaaagaaaatgcacataACAGACAAAA ATTGACTGAAGCAGAATTTAAACTTGAACTTTTAGAAAAAGACCCTTATGCTCTTGATATTCCAATGAGACCATTTGGCAGAG GATCCAGAGGCCCAGCTGCCATGTATGAAGCTGGAAGTGAAAGAGGAGAGCTGAATTCTGATAGATTAACTGATCCCCACAGACCACCATCAGATACTGGATCCCTGTCTCCTCCTTGGGAAAGAGAGCGCAGGATAATTCTGCCTCCACCAG GTGAGCCTTATGCTGATCCAGTTCTTTCTGCTCGAAGACAAGAAAGATTTTTCCCTAATCCTCCAAATACTGGAAGACTTTCTGGACCAGCAGAACTACGAACTTACAATGTTCAGTCTTTTGATAAAACAG ATGGGCAGACATCTTCAGAACATAGCCCACGAGGAGAACCAAGTGGAGATGGGATAAAGGATCACTCTAACCTGAGC AACTCGCTCCCTGATCAGTCACTGGCACCTGAAAGTGAAGCTGTCAGTTCAGGGTTTGCACCCCCACCTTTCCCTCCAGTCAGACCTCCGCTGATGCCTGTGGATCCTAGAGCACCACCAGTACCTTTCATGAGACGAGGacctcctttccctccccctcctcctgctggcATGTATGGGCCACGGGAATGCTTTCCAGTACGAGACTTCGGGCCCCCACGCCCTTCGCTTCCAA TAAGAAGTCCATTTCCAATGAGACCTTATCCTCACTATCCACCTCAACGACCTGGATTTTTGcccccaccacctcctcctGAAAATAGAGTTGAACCATCTCAGTCAAATCCATCAAATCCAGCTGTAGAACCAGAACCACAGCAGGAGACTTGA